In a genomic window of Niallia taxi:
- the pstB gene encoding phosphate ABC transporter ATP-binding protein PstB — MKAIFDCVDLNLWYGDHHALKNINFPINEKEVTAIIGPSGCGKSTFIKTLNLMINYVPNVKMAGQINFDGQNILRERLDLVEIRKKVGMVFQKGNPFPQSIFDNIAYGPRIHGMKKKDELNKIVESSLKDVALWEEVKDRLTAPALGLSGGQQQRLCIARALATKPDVLLMDEPTSALDPISTLKIEELILELKQKYTIVIVTHNMQQASRVSDKTAFFLMGELIELDKTAKIFSNPADDRTEGYISGRFG; from the coding sequence ATGAAGGCGATATTTGATTGTGTAGATCTTAACTTATGGTATGGGGACCACCATGCATTAAAGAACATCAACTTTCCAATTAACGAAAAAGAGGTTACTGCCATTATTGGTCCCTCTGGTTGTGGGAAATCGACTTTTATTAAAACGCTGAACCTGATGATTAACTATGTGCCAAATGTAAAAATGGCGGGACAAATTAATTTTGACGGTCAAAATATTTTAAGGGAAAGACTAGACCTAGTTGAAATAAGGAAGAAGGTAGGAATGGTCTTCCAAAAAGGAAATCCTTTTCCGCAATCGATTTTTGATAATATTGCTTATGGTCCAAGAATCCACGGCATGAAGAAAAAGGATGAACTAAATAAGATTGTGGAAAGCTCGCTAAAGGATGTAGCTTTATGGGAGGAAGTGAAGGATAGACTTACAGCGCCTGCACTCGGCTTGTCTGGCGGACAGCAGCAAAGACTATGTATCGCAAGAGCGTTAGCGACAAAGCCAGACGTGCTGTTGATGGACGAACCAACTTCCGCCCTTGACCCGATTTCCACCTTAAAGATTGAGGAATTAATCCTTGAGCTTAAACAAAAGTACACGATTGTTATTGTCACACATAATATGCAGCAGGCATCACGCGTTTCAGACAAAACAGCCTTCTTTCTAATGGGTGAGCTTATTGAGCTTGACAAAACAGCCAAGATCTTCTCCAACCCTGCCGATGACCGAACAGAGGGCTATATTTCAGGAAGATTCGGATAA
- a CDS encoding GntR family transcriptional regulator has product MLKYQQIATEIEKYIEENSLQQGDKLPVIEALMNQYEVSKSTITKSLELLEKKGIIFQVRGSGIFVRRHHRKGYISLLSNQGFKKDLEDYQITSQIIDFDVRKPTQEAAQSLNLQETDEVYYVKRVRYINGQTLCLEESYYHKGIITYLNKEIISESIFHYITEGLGLKVGFSDMYLQVGKLQEEEASLLGLQSGDPKLCTESIFHLTNGQPFDFSKVTYNYEQSHFFLQGNSHLL; this is encoded by the coding sequence ATGCTAAAGTATCAGCAAATCGCAACAGAAATCGAAAAATACATTGAAGAAAACTCGCTTCAGCAAGGAGATAAGCTACCTGTAATCGAAGCATTAATGAACCAGTACGAGGTCAGCAAGAGCACAATTACAAAATCGCTTGAGCTGCTTGAGAAAAAGGGCATTATCTTTCAAGTGCGAGGAAGCGGAATTTTTGTTAGAAGACATCATAGAAAAGGCTATATAAGTCTCCTTTCTAATCAAGGCTTTAAAAAAGATCTAGAGGATTATCAAATAACATCACAAATCATTGATTTTGATGTCAGAAAACCGACACAAGAGGCTGCACAAAGCTTGAATCTGCAGGAGACTGATGAGGTTTATTACGTGAAGAGGGTTCGATATATCAATGGCCAAACATTATGTTTGGAGGAATCTTATTATCATAAAGGCATTATCACGTATTTGAATAAAGAAATAATATCCGAATCAATTTTTCATTACATTACAGAAGGCTTAGGATTGAAGGTAGGATTCTCTGATATGTATCTTCAAGTCGGCAAACTGCAGGAAGAAGAGGCAAGCTTGCTTGGTTTACAAAGCGGGGACCCTAAACTGTGTACAGAAAGTATATTTCATTTAACAAATGGCCAACCATTTGATTTTTCTAAGGTTACCTACAATTACGAGCAATCTCATTTTTTTCTGCAAGGAAACAGTCATTTGCTGTAA
- the xerS gene encoding tyrosine recombinase XerS, which yields MAITKQHEMYEKRLQELLKEMPYYVVEYVDDKLDIRSPLTLFNYVRDYKEFFSWLLAENIVACPNIKEIPVTALGELPLADVQNYFKFAARKKYKITEKDDITKKISPKTINRQKSALRSLFNYLTLEAEVDGGEPYFHRNVMKKIPIKKVSETFNERAKKITEKIFINDNDVEFLDYIENHYEETLTTTELRYYKRDKERNYAILSLFLGSGIRVNELTSLRLKDVDITAGEISVIRKGGKKDTVSVTPSSLKDVIKYLDVRATKYKAGSGENEYLFIKLYKGNPEPLTNRAVEDIVYKYTKSFDKRMSPHKLRHTYATNLAEHTGGDIPLIMNQLGHTQSDISLLYINTSREKAKMAAELLDKRRQNKDD from the coding sequence ATGGCAATAACGAAACAACATGAAATGTATGAAAAGAGGCTCCAGGAATTGCTGAAGGAAATGCCTTATTATGTCGTTGAATATGTTGACGACAAATTGGATATTCGCTCCCCTCTCACTTTATTTAATTATGTTCGGGATTATAAGGAGTTTTTCTCATGGCTGCTCGCAGAGAATATCGTGGCATGTCCAAATATAAAGGAAATACCTGTTACTGCATTAGGAGAATTACCGCTTGCTGACGTACAAAATTATTTTAAGTTTGCGGCAAGGAAAAAATACAAAATAACAGAAAAAGACGATATTACGAAAAAAATCAGTCCGAAAACGATTAATAGGCAAAAGTCGGCATTACGTTCTTTGTTTAATTATCTCACTTTAGAAGCAGAGGTCGACGGCGGTGAACCGTATTTCCACCGTAATGTCATGAAAAAAATTCCGATAAAAAAAGTGTCCGAAACATTTAATGAACGAGCCAAGAAAATTACCGAAAAGATTTTTATTAATGACAATGATGTCGAGTTTTTGGACTATATTGAGAATCATTATGAAGAAACACTTACCACAACAGAGCTGCGCTACTATAAGCGTGATAAAGAACGGAATTACGCCATTCTTTCCTTATTTTTAGGAAGCGGAATACGTGTGAATGAATTGACCTCTCTGCGCTTGAAGGATGTTGATATTACAGCTGGTGAAATCAGTGTCATTCGTAAAGGTGGCAAAAAGGATACAGTCTCTGTCACTCCCTCTTCGCTAAAGGATGTCATTAAATATTTAGATGTAAGAGCAACGAAGTATAAGGCTGGCAGTGGTGAAAATGAGTATCTGTTTATTAAATTGTATAAAGGCAATCCAGAGCCGTTAACAAATAGAGCGGTTGAGGATATTGTCTATAAATATACAAAGTCGTTTGATAAGCGAATGTCGCCTCATAAATTGCGCCATACGTATGCTACGAACTTAGCAGAGCATACTGGCGGTGATATACCCCTTATCATGAATCAATTAGGCCATACTCAATCAGACATTTCCCTCCTTTATATTAATACATCAAGAGAAAAAGCGAAGATGGCTGCAGAATTACTGGATAAAAGGCGGCAAAATAAAGATGATTAA
- a CDS encoding LysM peptidoglycan-binding domain-containing protein translates to MTVHVVESGENLWSISASYSIDINTIITTNGLLTPASIVPGLALYIPDDTLPVRSYKVKSGDSLWNIAQSFNTSISSITVANPGVNLSTLKIDQVLNIPSATKLSISTIGFILPSNTVTDLATINALANELTYIAIANYSFTAQGYAYVQADDTALITRCKQLNTIPLLMIRNFTSAGFDAALAGAVLENATYRQNLVASIVNLAATRGFGGVSLDLEFVPPARRQEFNSFILALKQQLGTLILQVNVHAKTADLPTNRIVGGYDYAFIGNTADLMAVMTLDYGYPGGPPDAVSPIGFVEQVVAYALSLVSPQKLLIAMALYGYDKEVSTNVTKGLSVLAAQNNAISLGVTIQYDTVAQSPWYQYFTGTMEHIVWFEDIRSFMEKYKLIDRNQLAGTTFWQINLPAPQNWAYLRREITIIK, encoded by the coding sequence ATGACTGTTCACGTTGTGGAGAGCGGGGAGAATCTATGGTCTATTTCTGCAAGCTATAGTATAGATATTAATACCATTATCACCACAAATGGCTTACTAACACCTGCTTCTATTGTCCCAGGGCTTGCTCTCTACATTCCAGATGATACGCTACCAGTTCGTTCCTATAAAGTAAAAAGCGGAGATTCGCTTTGGAATATAGCACAAAGCTTTAACACATCCATTTCCTCGATAACTGTCGCAAATCCTGGTGTTAATTTATCTACATTAAAAATAGATCAAGTGCTTAATATCCCTTCCGCAACGAAACTTTCCATAAGCACAATAGGATTTATCCTGCCTTCCAATACGGTTACAGATCTTGCGACTATTAATGCACTTGCAAATGAGCTGACCTATATCGCAATCGCAAACTATAGTTTCACTGCACAGGGATATGCCTATGTCCAAGCAGATGATACAGCACTTATAACAAGATGCAAGCAATTAAATACCATTCCATTATTAATGATCAGAAATTTTACCTCTGCAGGCTTTGATGCAGCCTTAGCTGGTGCTGTATTAGAAAATGCCACATACCGGCAAAACTTAGTAGCAAGTATTGTTAATTTAGCAGCAACTCGTGGTTTTGGTGGAGTCAGTCTCGATTTAGAGTTTGTCCCGCCAGCACGACGGCAGGAATTTAATTCGTTTATACTGGCATTAAAACAGCAGTTAGGCACATTGATTTTACAAGTTAATGTGCATGCTAAAACAGCTGACCTGCCGACAAATAGAATTGTTGGCGGGTATGATTATGCCTTTATAGGTAATACAGCCGATCTAATGGCAGTCATGACACTTGATTACGGTTATCCAGGCGGTCCGCCGGATGCTGTTTCGCCAATCGGATTTGTCGAGCAGGTCGTGGCATATGCACTAAGTTTAGTTAGTCCACAAAAGCTATTGATTGCGATGGCTTTATATGGTTATGACAAAGAAGTTTCCACAAATGTTACTAAAGGCTTGTCTGTTCTAGCAGCACAAAATAATGCTATTTCATTAGGAGTAACAATCCAATATGATACGGTAGCACAATCACCCTGGTACCAATACTTTACTGGGACGATGGAGCATATTGTCTGGTTTGAGGATATAAGAAGCTTTATGGAAAAGTATAAATTGATAGATAGAAATCAATTAGCAGGTACAACATTTTGGCAAATTAATTTACCTGCACCACAAAATTGGGCTTACTTAAGGAGAGAGATAACGATTATTAAATGA
- the phoU gene encoding phosphate signaling complex protein PhoU produces the protein MNIRSNFDSNLNQLKDMLMDMARLTESSIQDSIQVLINQDLEQAKGIIDRDNAIDELENDINDKAISLIAMEAPVARDLRKIIVALKISSEVERIADNAVNIAKSTLHIGNEKLIKEIVDIPKMMDMALKMLSDSLQSFLQEDVALARKCAEDDDKVDEMYGMLVKELMGYLQQNPNNTNQITQLAFVCRYIERVADHSTNIAEHVIYLVTGKRYDLNA, from the coding sequence ATGAATATAAGATCAAATTTTGACAGCAACTTAAACCAATTAAAGGATATGCTGATGGATATGGCTCGTCTTACGGAAAGCTCTATTCAAGACAGTATCCAAGTGCTAATTAACCAGGATCTTGAACAGGCGAAAGGTATTATAGACCGTGATAATGCTATAGATGAGTTAGAGAACGATATCAATGATAAAGCTATTTCACTCATTGCAATGGAAGCCCCTGTGGCAAGGGACTTGCGCAAAATTATTGTTGCATTAAAAATTTCCTCTGAGGTGGAACGGATTGCTGACAATGCAGTGAACATCGCCAAGTCAACCTTACATATTGGCAATGAAAAGCTTATTAAGGAAATAGTGGATATTCCCAAAATGATGGATATGGCATTGAAAATGCTGAGCGATTCCTTGCAGTCTTTTCTGCAGGAGGATGTAGCTTTGGCAAGGAAATGTGCTGAGGATGACGATAAGGTGGATGAAATGTATGGCATGCTTGTGAAGGAATTGATGGGCTATCTTCAGCAAAATCCTAACAACACAAACCAAATTACACAGCTAGCCTTTGTGTGCCGCTATATTGAAAGAGTGGCAGATCACTCCACTAATATTGCAGAGCATGTCATTTATTTAGTGACAGGGAAGCGCTATGATTTAAATGCATAA
- the bglA gene encoding 6-phospho-beta-glucosidase BglA codes for MSKLPKDFLWGGALAAHQFEGGWNAGGKGPSVVDVMTAGAHGVARKITDTIEENEFYPNHEAIDFYHHYKEDIALFAEMGLKCLRTSIGWSRIFPNGDEETPNEAGLQFYDDVFDELLKHGIEPVITLSHFEMPLHLARELGGFRNRKVVDYFVTFAEACFDRYKDKVKYWMTFNEINNQMDVDNPLFLWTNSGVTVQEGENPKEVMYQTGHHELIASALAVAAGKKINPEFQIGAMVSHVPIYPFSCNPEDIMLAEEEMRQRYFFPDVHVRGAYPKYALKEFEREGYNIKFEEGDDEILRNGTVDYLGFSYYMSTTVKSDVVNDNSGDIVNGALRNGVENPYIKSSDWGWSIDPTGLRYTLNRFYDRYQIPLFIVENGFGAIDTISEDGSIHDPERIQYLKSHIEALEKAVEYDGVDLIGYTPWGIIDIVSFTTGEMKKRYGMIYVDRDNEGNGSMKRYKKDSFDWYKNVIETNGEEL; via the coding sequence ATGAGTAAATTACCGAAGGATTTTCTATGGGGCGGCGCACTTGCTGCACATCAATTTGAAGGCGGCTGGAATGCTGGTGGAAAAGGACCAAGTGTTGTCGATGTTATGACAGCAGGTGCACATGGCGTAGCACGAAAAATTACCGATACAATTGAGGAAAATGAGTTTTATCCAAACCATGAAGCAATTGATTTTTATCATCATTATAAAGAGGATATTGCCTTGTTCGCAGAAATGGGCTTAAAATGCTTACGAACATCTATTGGTTGGAGCAGAATCTTCCCGAACGGTGACGAGGAAACACCAAATGAAGCAGGCTTACAATTTTATGATGATGTGTTCGACGAGCTGTTAAAGCATGGAATCGAACCTGTTATTACCCTTTCTCACTTTGAAATGCCGCTTCATTTAGCAAGAGAACTTGGCGGATTCCGCAATCGTAAAGTAGTGGATTACTTTGTGACATTTGCAGAGGCTTGCTTTGACCGCTACAAAGACAAAGTGAAATACTGGATGACCTTCAATGAAATCAATAACCAAATGGATGTTGACAACCCGCTCTTCCTTTGGACAAACTCAGGTGTTACTGTTCAAGAAGGCGAAAATCCTAAAGAAGTAATGTACCAAACAGGACATCATGAGCTAATTGCAAGTGCCCTTGCTGTAGCTGCTGGTAAAAAAATTAATCCTGAATTCCAAATTGGCGCAATGGTATCACATGTACCTATTTATCCATTCTCTTGCAATCCAGAAGACATCATGCTTGCAGAAGAAGAAATGAGACAACGCTATTTCTTCCCTGATGTACATGTACGCGGCGCTTATCCGAAATACGCTTTAAAGGAATTTGAACGTGAAGGCTATAACATCAAATTTGAAGAAGGCGATGATGAAATCCTACGTAACGGAACTGTTGATTACCTAGGCTTCAGCTACTATATGTCAACAACCGTTAAAAGTGATGTAGTAAATGATAACAGTGGTGACATCGTAAACGGTGCATTGCGTAATGGCGTGGAAAATCCATATATTAAATCAAGTGACTGGGGCTGGTCTATTGATCCGACTGGCTTGCGCTACACATTAAATCGTTTTTACGATCGCTACCAAATCCCTCTTTTCATTGTAGAAAACGGTTTTGGTGCAATTGATACGATTAGTGAGGACGGCTCTATTCATGACCCGGAAAGAATTCAATATTTAAAATCACATATTGAAGCATTAGAAAAAGCAGTTGAGTATGATGGTGTAGATCTAATTGGTTATACTCCGTGGGGAATCATTGATATCGTTTCCTTCACAACAGGAGAAATGAAAAAACGCTATGGTATGATTTATGTGGACCGTGATAATGAAGGAAACGGCAGCATGAAGCGTTATAAAAAAGACTCTTTTGATTGGTATAAAAACGTTATTGAAACAAATGGTGAAGAGCTGTAA
- a CDS encoding phosphate ABC transporter substrate-binding protein encodes MKSIKQLGYVLMVLALMVIATGCGGGNNNTDSDDGTSGSLVVSGSSAMQPLIAAAAEEFMAENPNADIQVNAGGSGTGLSQVSEGSVDIGNSDVYAEEKEGIDAAKLVDHKVAVVGIAAAVNPNVGITDISKEDLIKVFTGKITNWKDVGGKDQKIVLVNRPDSSGTRAVFNKFGLDGATPAEGITEDSSNTVKKILKETEGAVGYLAFSYFTDDSVKALSVDGVEAKEENVQAGKFPIWAYQHSYTKGEATGLGKSFLDYVMSDDIQSTLLKEQGYLPVTEMKVERDAEGNLKNL; translated from the coding sequence ATGAAAAGTATAAAACAACTAGGCTACGTTTTAATGGTGTTGGCATTAATGGTTATTGCCACTGGATGTGGTGGAGGTAATAATAATACAGATAGTGATGATGGAACTTCTGGTTCTCTTGTTGTTTCTGGTTCGTCTGCCATGCAGCCGTTAATTGCTGCTGCAGCGGAGGAATTTATGGCAGAGAATCCAAATGCGGACATTCAAGTAAACGCAGGCGGTTCTGGTACAGGCTTGTCTCAAGTTTCGGAAGGGTCTGTTGATATTGGAAACTCTGATGTGTATGCAGAAGAAAAGGAAGGCATTGATGCAGCGAAGCTAGTGGATCATAAAGTAGCGGTTGTTGGTATTGCTGCTGCAGTTAATCCGAATGTTGGTATTACCGATATTTCAAAAGAAGACTTAATTAAAGTTTTTACTGGTAAAATCACGAACTGGAAGGACGTTGGCGGCAAGGATCAAAAGATTGTCCTTGTGAACCGCCCAGACTCTTCAGGAACTCGTGCTGTTTTTAATAAATTTGGATTAGATGGTGCTACACCTGCTGAGGGAATTACAGAGGATTCCTCTAATACGGTCAAGAAAATCCTTAAAGAAACAGAAGGTGCTGTCGGTTATCTGGCTTTCTCATATTTTACAGATGATTCCGTAAAAGCATTGTCTGTTGATGGAGTAGAGGCAAAAGAGGAAAATGTGCAAGCAGGTAAATTTCCTATTTGGGCATATCAGCATTCTTACACAAAGGGTGAGGCAACAGGACTTGGAAAATCGTTCCTTGATTACGTGATGTCTGATGATATTCAAAGCACTTTACTCAAGGAACAAGGCTACTTGCCTGTTACGGAAATGAAGGTAGAAAGAGATGCTGAAGGTAATCTAAAAAATCTTTAA
- the pstA gene encoding phosphate ABC transporter permease PstA: MNSKTADRIATVVLVVIAAVIVSILVGLFAYILINGLRYVSFDFLTSPSSNVRAGGGVRDQLFNSLYILVITMIISLPLGIGGGIFMAEYARPGKVTDIIRSCIEVLSSLPSIVIGMFGLLMFVNLTGWGYTILGGALALTVFNLPVLVRVSEDAIRTVPRELKEGSLALGITHWHTIKTVILPSAFPSILTGAILASGRVFGEAAALLFTAGLSTPRLNYLDWNPFSDRSPLNIFRPAETLAVHIWSVNTQGLIPDIEQVSNGASAVLILAVLIFNLLARWIGTLIHKKITATK, translated from the coding sequence ATGAACAGTAAAACAGCAGACCGTATTGCTACTGTCGTATTGGTAGTCATTGCCGCTGTGATTGTATCCATTCTCGTTGGTCTTTTTGCATATATTCTTATTAATGGGTTACGGTACGTTTCATTTGATTTCTTAACATCCCCTTCAAGCAATGTTCGTGCAGGCGGCGGGGTACGAGATCAGTTATTTAATTCCTTATATATTCTTGTTATTACGATGATTATTTCCCTTCCGCTTGGTATTGGAGGCGGGATTTTTATGGCCGAATATGCACGACCAGGAAAAGTGACAGACATTATTCGCTCCTGTATTGAAGTATTATCCTCCTTACCATCGATTGTTATTGGGATGTTCGGGCTATTAATGTTTGTTAATTTAACTGGCTGGGGCTATACGATTTTAGGTGGAGCGTTAGCCTTAACTGTATTTAACCTACCTGTACTAGTTAGGGTTAGTGAGGATGCAATTAGAACGGTTCCAAGAGAACTGAAGGAAGGAAGTCTTGCTTTAGGAATTACTCATTGGCATACCATTAAAACAGTAATCCTGCCAAGTGCTTTTCCATCCATATTAACAGGGGCAATATTAGCATCAGGTCGTGTTTTTGGAGAAGCAGCAGCACTGTTATTTACAGCAGGACTGTCTACTCCACGATTGAATTATCTTGATTGGAACCCGTTTTCTGACAGATCACCATTAAATATTTTCCGACCTGCCGAAACGCTTGCTGTTCATATCTGGTCTGTTAATACACAAGGATTAATTCCTGATATAGAGCAGGTTTCCAATGGTGCTTCTGCTGTATTAATTTTAGCGGTCCTAATTTTTAATCTGCTAGCAAGATGGATTGGCACACTTATTCATAAAAAAATCACGGCAACGAAATAG
- a CDS encoding beta-glucoside-specific PTS transporter subunit IIABC has translation MAGNVRDYPKLAKDILEAVGGEENIVGATRCATRLRLVLKRSNPKAKEEVSAMPGVVTVVENSGQFQVVIGQHVGEVYEEFSSLINLDTTNDTAAEHKGTILNRIIATMSAVFAPFVYILAAAGILQGLLIIISLLFDSFAESGTYQVFSFISWAPFTFLPIFIAITASKHFKTNMYIAVACCAALVSPTWAEMAAQISEGSNINFIGIALTETTYTSSVLPPLFLVWILSYLERFLNKRINEVIKPLFVPFFSLVIMVPLTIVLIGPLSTMGANGIANGYNFLAENAPIVAGAIIGSLWQVIVIFGVHWGVTPMVLANFDLYGRDSFQAYQTIAVIAQVGAVLGVILKAKSQETRKVSISAGVTGVFGITEPAIYGVNLRFKKPFIFGCIGGGIGAITASFFNPYYFAYAGLPGPLTIVNGINSEYPSSVWGILIGSAIAIILPVVLVQIFGYGEKQESTKKTDKQPEAAAGAMEMAASSENEVTIGSPLSGKVVPLTAVPDEVFSSGAMGQGIAIEPTEAKVYAPFEGTVVMIAPTKHAIGLKAENGVELLIHIGLDTVTLDGSPFTVKVKDGEKFNKGDLLIEFDKDYILEKGLKTITPVIITNSFAYEQIISEDLENCTFNQKLFTVVK, from the coding sequence TTGGCAGGAAATGTTAGAGATTATCCGAAGCTGGCCAAGGATATTTTAGAAGCTGTTGGCGGTGAGGAGAACATTGTTGGAGCGACGCGCTGTGCCACAAGGCTGCGCTTAGTATTAAAGCGTTCTAATCCAAAAGCAAAAGAAGAAGTATCTGCTATGCCAGGTGTTGTGACAGTTGTCGAAAACAGCGGTCAATTCCAGGTTGTTATCGGTCAGCATGTTGGCGAGGTTTACGAGGAGTTTTCCAGTCTCATAAACTTAGATACAACAAACGACACAGCAGCTGAACATAAAGGGACGATCCTTAATCGGATTATCGCCACAATGTCCGCTGTGTTTGCACCATTTGTATACATATTAGCAGCAGCTGGTATACTGCAAGGTTTGTTAATTATCATAAGCTTATTGTTTGATAGCTTCGCAGAATCCGGTACTTATCAAGTTTTCAGCTTCATCTCTTGGGCACCATTCACATTTTTACCGATTTTCATTGCAATAACGGCTTCCAAGCATTTTAAGACAAACATGTACATCGCAGTAGCATGCTGTGCGGCATTGGTGAGTCCTACTTGGGCAGAAATGGCTGCGCAAATTTCTGAAGGTTCAAACATCAACTTTATCGGAATTGCGTTAACAGAAACAACTTATACATCTTCTGTATTGCCACCATTGTTTCTAGTGTGGATCTTATCTTACTTGGAGCGCTTCTTAAACAAGCGAATCAATGAAGTGATAAAGCCATTATTTGTTCCCTTTTTCAGTTTAGTAATTATGGTACCGTTAACAATCGTGCTTATTGGTCCTTTATCTACAATGGGTGCAAACGGGATTGCAAACGGCTATAACTTTTTAGCAGAAAATGCACCTATCGTGGCAGGAGCTATCATTGGCTCATTATGGCAGGTTATCGTTATATTCGGTGTCCATTGGGGCGTAACACCGATGGTTCTGGCTAACTTTGATTTGTATGGAAGAGATTCCTTCCAAGCGTATCAAACAATCGCTGTTATCGCACAGGTTGGTGCAGTACTTGGTGTTATTTTAAAGGCGAAAAGCCAGGAGACGAGAAAAGTCAGCATCTCTGCTGGTGTAACAGGGGTTTTCGGGATAACAGAGCCAGCTATTTATGGAGTCAACCTACGCTTTAAGAAGCCATTTATCTTTGGTTGTATTGGCGGCGGTATTGGAGCAATAACAGCGAGCTTCTTTAATCCATATTACTTTGCTTATGCAGGTTTACCAGGACCATTGACAATTGTGAATGGCATCAATTCAGAGTATCCATCATCTGTTTGGGGAATACTTATCGGTTCTGCGATAGCGATCATTCTACCTGTTGTATTAGTCCAAATCTTTGGATATGGTGAAAAGCAAGAAAGCACGAAGAAAACAGACAAGCAGCCTGAAGCTGCAGCAGGTGCGATGGAAATGGCAGCATCCTCTGAAAACGAAGTAACAATTGGTTCCCCGCTCAGTGGTAAAGTAGTGCCTCTGACTGCTGTGCCTGATGAAGTGTTCAGCTCAGGTGCAATGGGTCAAGGTATTGCGATTGAACCAACAGAAGCAAAAGTGTATGCTCCTTTTGAAGGAACAGTCGTAATGATTGCACCAACCAAGCATGCTATTGGATTAAAAGCAGAAAATGGTGTTGAACTATTGATTCATATTGGCTTGGATACGGTGACACTTGACGGCAGTCCATTCACTGTCAAAGTAAAGGATGGAGAAAAATTCAATAAAGGTGATTTATTAATTGAATTTGATAAAGACTATATCTTGGAAAAAGGCTTAAAAACGATTACACCTGTAATCATTACAAATTCCTTTGCTTATGAACAAATCATCAGTGAGGATTTGGAAAATTGTACATTTAATCAAAAATTGTTTACAGTAGTTAAATAA
- the pstB gene encoding phosphate ABC transporter ATP-binding protein PstB has product MTTTILDVKNLEFFYGEKRAVNGISMQMEKNSITALIGPSGCGKSTFLRTVNRMNDLIPGARAEGEILYEGINLLSDDINVVALRKEIGMVFQKPNPFPKSIYDNITHALKYNRIRRKAELDQIVEESLTKAALWEEVKDRLHKSALSLSGGQQQRLCIARTIAMKPTVMLLDEPSSALDPISNAKVEELILDLKNDYTIIIVTHNMSQASRISDKTAFFFSGDLIEYDVTEKIFTAPSNQKTEEYISGRFG; this is encoded by the coding sequence TTGACAACAACTATTTTAGATGTAAAAAATTTGGAGTTTTTTTACGGGGAAAAGCGGGCAGTTAATGGCATTTCCATGCAAATGGAAAAAAACTCGATTACAGCTCTTATTGGACCGTCTGGCTGCGGAAAATCAACATTTTTGCGAACTGTTAATCGTATGAATGACCTTATACCTGGTGCAAGAGCGGAGGGAGAAATTCTCTATGAAGGCATTAATTTATTATCAGACGATATTAATGTGGTAGCATTGCGCAAGGAAATTGGCATGGTTTTTCAAAAGCCGAATCCCTTTCCAAAATCAATATATGATAATATTACACACGCTTTAAAATACAATAGAATAAGAAGGAAGGCAGAGCTTGACCAAATTGTCGAGGAAAGCTTAACAAAAGCAGCACTTTGGGAGGAAGTGAAGGACCGTCTCCACAAATCTGCTTTATCTCTTTCCGGCGGACAGCAGCAAAGGCTTTGTATTGCTAGAACAATTGCGATGAAACCGACTGTTATGCTGCTTGATGAGCCTTCTTCTGCATTAGATCCAATTTCTAACGCAAAAGTGGAGGAATTGATACTGGATTTGAAGAATGATTATACTATCATCATCGTGACTCACAATATGTCACAGGCTTCTCGTATTTCCGATAAAACAGCCTTTTTTTTCTCTGGCGATCTCATTGAATACGATGTAACAGAAAAGATTTTCACAGCGCCTTCCAATCAGAAAACGGAAGAGTATATCTCTGGACGGTTTGGGTGA